Proteins found in one Nitrospirota bacterium genomic segment:
- the nadB gene encoding L-aspartate oxidase, giving the protein MDFLIIGSGVAGLRAAIELAPCGSVLVVTKDRPAESTTEYAQGGIAVALSDEDEVGIHYEDTLRAGDGLCREDAVKILVGEGPERILELISWGAEFDKEGMKLDFTLEAAHSRKRILHAHGDATGKELERVLLNKVRTLPSVRKYPFAFTEDLIVEEGVCLGAYVLSGKERIALRAGTTVLATGGAGQVFSRTTNPAVATGDGMAIAFRAGAVLEDMEFVQFHPTALFAPSAPQFLLSEAMRGEGAILRNVHKKTFMKEYHHDAELAPRDVVTRAILSQMIRTKSSNVYLDMTHLDGGFVKNRFPRIYATCLQYDLDITRELIPVSPAAHYFMGGVRTDTWGAASLRGLYAAGEVTCTGVHGANRLASNSLLEGLVFGARAGKAAADYGSGSSRSALKLPKGIREKSGISQKPGRRTVNSNMEEIRHSLRKLMWERVGIIRCAESLGEAKKKLEEWEFLLESTFITRRELELRNMYEVSRLITDAALLRKASVGAHYRSDYPKKGKNWQKHIAITKDRRAV; this is encoded by the coding sequence GTGGATTTTCTTATTATCGGGAGCGGTGTCGCAGGCCTGAGGGCTGCAATAGAGCTTGCTCCCTGCGGCAGTGTGCTTGTGGTGACAAAAGACCGGCCTGCAGAAAGCACCACTGAATACGCACAGGGGGGGATAGCCGTTGCCCTGAGCGATGAGGATGAGGTCGGTATCCATTACGAGGACACGCTAAGGGCGGGTGACGGCCTCTGCAGGGAAGATGCAGTGAAAATCCTGGTCGGAGAAGGGCCGGAGAGGATACTCGAACTCATCTCCTGGGGCGCGGAGTTTGATAAAGAGGGGATGAAGCTGGATTTTACCCTCGAGGCGGCGCATTCACGGAAACGGATACTTCATGCGCACGGGGATGCTACGGGGAAAGAGCTTGAGAGAGTTCTCCTCAATAAGGTACGGACGCTGCCATCGGTCAGAAAATATCCGTTTGCTTTCACGGAAGACCTTATTGTTGAAGAAGGCGTGTGCCTCGGAGCGTATGTCCTCTCGGGCAAGGAGAGAATAGCGCTACGTGCAGGGACTACTGTCCTGGCGACCGGAGGCGCGGGGCAGGTATTTTCACGAACGACAAACCCCGCGGTAGCGACTGGCGACGGTATGGCGATCGCTTTCCGGGCTGGCGCAGTGCTTGAAGACATGGAATTTGTCCAGTTCCATCCCACCGCTCTTTTTGCTCCTTCAGCCCCGCAGTTTCTGTTAAGCGAAGCCATGAGGGGAGAGGGGGCTATCCTGCGGAATGTGCACAAGAAGACCTTCATGAAGGAGTACCATCATGATGCGGAGCTTGCTCCAAGGGACGTGGTAACGAGGGCAATCCTTTCACAGATGATACGAACGAAAAGCAGCAATGTATATCTGGATATGACTCATCTGGACGGGGGCTTTGTCAAAAACAGATTCCCGAGGATATATGCGACCTGCCTGCAGTATGATCTGGACATTACCAGGGAACTTATTCCGGTATCCCCTGCTGCGCATTATTTTATGGGCGGGGTCAGGACAGATACCTGGGGAGCAGCAAGCCTGCGGGGCCTGTATGCTGCAGGAGAGGTCACATGTACAGGAGTGCATGGCGCAAACAGGCTTGCATCAAACAGTCTCCTCGAAGGGCTTGTCTTCGGCGCGCGGGCAGGAAAGGCAGCGGCTGATTACGGATCAGGGAGCAGCCGCAGTGCGCTGAAGCTGCCAAAAGGCATCAGGGAAAAATCCGGAATATCCCAGAAGCCGGGCCGGAGAACCGTGAACAGCAATATGGAAGAAATACGACATTCGCTGAGAAAACTGATGTGGGAAAGGGTAGGGATAATACGATGTGCTGAATCGCTCGGTGAGGCGAAAAAAAAGCTTGAAGAATGGGAGTTCCTGCTGGAAAGCACGTTCATTACGAGGCGTGAACTCGAACTCAGGAACATGTATGAAGTCTCCAGGCTGATTACAGACGCAGCATTGTTGCGGAAAGCAAGCGTCGGTGCCCATTACCGCTCGGATTATCCGAAGAAGGGCAAAAACTGGCAGAAGCATATCGCCATAACAAAAGACCGCAGGGCGGTTTGA
- a CDS encoding response regulator transcription factor, whose protein sequence is MHSYKILIADDHALFREGLKRILAEAHRLKVVGEVADGLELLKILNRITPDMIMLDISMPNIRGIEAIREIKTVQPNAKILVLTMHRDMEYLHQAISSGAHGYLLKEDADRELFLAIEKVQQGKIYVSPKLSEYLTEDWARIHRGEHEPAFEAEPLTTREREILKLVAEGKSNKEVASLLNISIRTVEHHRANIMDKLNLKNIAELIKYAIQKGYI, encoded by the coding sequence ATGCACTCATATAAGATTCTGATCGCGGATGACCATGCCCTCTTTCGTGAGGGGCTGAAGAGAATACTCGCAGAGGCGCACAGGCTGAAAGTGGTGGGAGAGGTCGCCGACGGGCTGGAACTCCTGAAAATACTGAACAGAATAACGCCTGATATGATCATGCTTGACATTTCAATGCCGAATATCCGTGGGATTGAGGCAATCAGGGAAATCAAGACTGTCCAACCGAATGCCAAAATACTGGTTCTGACCATGCACAGAGATATGGAATATCTTCACCAGGCGATTTCATCGGGAGCACACGGATATCTTCTGAAGGAAGATGCGGACAGGGAACTTTTCCTGGCTATTGAGAAAGTGCAGCAAGGAAAAATCTATGTATCGCCAAAACTCTCGGAGTATCTGACGGAAGACTGGGCAAGAATCCATCGGGGCGAGCATGAGCCGGCATTTGAGGCTGAACCGCTGACCACACGTGAGCGGGAAATTCTGAAGCTTGTAGCCGAAGGAAAGTCAAACAAGGAGGTAGCTTCCCTCCTGAATATCAGCATACGGACAGTTGAACATCACAGGGCAAATATTATGGACAAACTGAATCTGAAAAACATTGCCGAACTCATCAAGTATGCAATTCAGAAGGGGTATATCTAG